The window AGCCGTCGCCGGCCTCAACACGCTGATCGACTTCCGCTATTCGCAGCACTTCAAGGCCGCGCGCGGCGGCCACGGGATGGGCAAGGACCGCACTGGCGCCAGCGCCAAGCCGCTCGTCATCAAGGTGCCGGTCGGCACGCAGATCCTCTCGGAGGACAAGGAAGAGGTACTCGCCGACTTCACGCAGGTCGGCCAGCGCATCACCTTCCTCGAAGGCGGGATGGGCGGACGCGGCAACGCGTCGTATAAAACCTCCACCAACCGCGCCCCGCGCCAGCACCAGCCGGGCATCCCCGGGCAGGAGGCGTGGGTGTGGCTGCGGCTGAAGCTGCTCGCCGATGTCGGTTTGGTGGGGCTCCCGAACGCCGGCAAATCGACCTTCATCAACGCGGTCTCCAACGCGCAGGCCAAGGTCGGCGACTACGCCTTCACCACGCTGGTGCCCAAGCTCGGCGTGGTGCGCCACAAGGGCCGCGAATTCGTGCTGGCCGACATTCCCGGCCTCATCGAAGGGGCGGCGGAGGGTGTCGGCATCGGTGACCGGTTCCTCGGCCATATCGAGCGCTGCCGCGTGCTGATCCACCTGATCGACATCACCGGCACCGACGATGCCGACCCTGCCGAAGCCATGCGCATCGTCGAGGACGAGCT is drawn from Erythrobacter sp. and contains these coding sequences:
- the cgtA gene encoding Obg family GTPase CgtA, which translates into the protein MHFLDQAKIYVKSGGGGPGAVSFRREMYVEYGGPDGGNGGNGGDIVFEAVAGLNTLIDFRYSQHFKAARGGHGMGKDRTGASAKPLVIKVPVGTQILSEDKEEVLADFTQVGQRITFLEGGMGGRGNASYKTSTNRAPRQHQPGIPGQEAWVWLRLKLLADVGLVGLPNAGKSTFINAVSNAQAKVGDYAFTTLVPKLGVVRHKGREFVLADIPGLIEGAAEGVGIGDRFLGHIERCRVLIHLIDITGTDDADPAEAMRIVEDELAAYGAGLDDKARLVVLNKLDLADAELVEAYREELLEAGADKVFAVSGATGAGIPELLDAVLSFLPDRTATETKAVEIEDDDDAPEWSPL